The genomic window CATTAAAATCAGCCTGGCATTAAATGAAGTGAAAAATCACCAGCCCAAACAACCAGCGCTCTAAGTAGGTCAAGATTGTCAGTTATACCATCGGCAGTGTTACAACGGATCTGGCCACGTTCCCATTTTGGGGATCATTTTggtaatgaagccctttatctccTTCCCCAGACTCAGATGAACATGTGGATACAATTTTTaagtctctgcgtgcagtttgaaggaagttgctaactagcattagcgcaattgcAATTGCCATAgtcttccagtcattgtgctaacgccagttagcattggctcacaaaactacctctaacttcctttaaactggacacagagacataaaaatggtatccacaagttcatctgattCTGGGAAGTAGATAAAAGGCTAAATATGTagtgccaaaatcccaaagtatgtTTGGATTAATAATTAATTACttttataaaatacaaataaagttGACACAGCCACATGAAATCAAAGACACACATTCAAAATAACTGTGGATAAAACACAATAAAGTCAACAgatttatttccattgtggtccaaGTATATTAGGATCCTGTGACCACTTTTATAAATGGAttgtgaatgaatgaatggatagTTCTCTCAATGGATCTAGTCATAGAATGTCAGCATAATACCATCCCAAACCCGCCCACTGCCTTATAAGCGGCAAATTAAAATTCACACTATTTGCCCCAATAAACTGTAAATCTCTGTGTGGTTCCTTCTTGTTCGCTCAGCTACATCAGTTCCAgatccctgcctctctcctctgtcgAGTCGGCCTTCCAGGCTAACCTGGTATCAGTCAACCTGAGTCATCCAGATCGCCAGCAGACTGTCAAGATCCATAACACCACCTTCCTCAGGTGAATCATTTGGCCATCCATTTCTGACATAAAATAAAACTGTGCTCATTACCAGTCTGCCAGTCTTTTTGTTAAAGTTCTAATGTACAGCTGCAGCAGCAAGTTCTTCCTCTTCTAGCGTATGTCCTTACAACCAAAGATCTTTTCCCAAACACTATTGCGTTAAGTACTCAAATTCTTGATTGTGCCATCAAGCTACAGTATGCCACCGCAAGGACTACATACTATGCTGATGTAAGGCTGTCAACAGGGCTGTGATGGTTGAATGTCTCCCCGTTCCTGTTATCGGAACTGAAGCATTTTgagctacagtggcttgcgaaagtattcactccccttggcatttttcctattttgttgccttacacaCTGgaattaaaacatattttttgggggtttgtatcatttgatttacacaacatgtctaccactttgaagatgcaaatatattttcttgtgaaacaaacaagaaataagacaaaaaaacagaacacttgagtgtgcataactattcacccccccaaagtcaataccttgtagaaccaccttttgcagcaattacagctgcaagtctcttggggtatgtctctataaacttggcacatctagccactgtttttttccccatccttcaaggcaaaactgctccagctccttcaagttggatgggttccggtggtgtacagcaatcttgaagttataccacagattctcaattggattgaggtctgggctttgactaggccattccaagacatttacatgtttccccttaaaccactcaagtgttgctttagcagtatgcttagggtcattgtcctgctggaaggtgaacctccgtcccagtctcaaatctctggaagactgaaacaggtttccctcaagaatttctctgtatttggaaaaaaaaaaaacttttgcaaggcactatacTGTCTGGAGGTACCCCCAAAGTGGCGCATGATACAGTATTTGTCATGTGAAACAATGGAAGGCTAATTCTAATTAGGCTAATTCTGCGTTTCCCTCAGAAACGCATGTTGCTCGGCGGCACTAACTAAAGCATGTTTCGTAAGCGCGTGTTGATTGTTTATGTTGCTCTGCTCTGCTTCATAAGTCTAGTTGTAATCTCATGTTTCACTTCAGTCCATGTCATCTTTCTCAATGACATAAGGGCTTGACTGGGTTTGTACATGGTACAAATGAGACCATACATCAAACTTTCCTGTTGGTGTTATACAGAGAATAACCTAATTTGAACCAGTTTACTGTATAATTTCATTTTCTGAAGTTATTCCCAGCATGTTATATACAATTGGTTCTGTGCTCAGGTCCAcagactgtctgtgtgtatgttgaCAGTAAGTATAAGCCTTCATTCTCTGTTTTCCCAGTAAGACCCAGTGCAGCTCTGAGAGTGTGATCGTACTCAAGTGCCTAGGTGAGTGAAAGAGTGACAGTGGAgttaggaagtgtgtgtgtgtgtgtgtgcgttgtgaATGTATACCAGCAACATTATCATATCAATGGTTTTCCCCTGGCTGCCCCCTGCAGATTGTGGCTCCAGGCCCATGTTCCGGTCTCGTATTGTGGGAGGGAACGTCTCCAAACCAGGCCAGTTTCCCTGGCAGGCCAGCCTGCACTATCAGAACCAACACCTCTGTGGGGGCTCCATCATCACACCACGCTGGATAGTGACAGCAGCACACTGTGTCTACGGGTGagcctctctcacaaacacaggtggacatgtgcgcacacacgcatgcatgcacgtaCGTACGCACACAAACATTTATACTGTACTGACCTTACATGAACACAGCATAACTTTTAAAAGTGATAGGATTTTTCATTGGTTGACTGTCCATCCCTTCTCAAGGTTTGCAACAAACACCATGCTGTGGGCGGTGCATGTGGGATTGACAGATCAGCCAGTCAATGGGGTGCTGTCTCGCTCTTTGGAGAAGATTATCTACCATGCCAGCTACCAACCCAAAGGCTTAAACTATGACATCGCTCTATTGAAGCTTACAGAGCCTCTTACCTTTAATGGTACCACGATCTACAATGAGACCCAAATGTATTGGGACTGCGACATTTTgtggttgttttggctctgtactccagcactttggattttaaatgaCACAATGATTATGAGGTTAAAGTGAAGGCTGTCGggtttaatttgagggtattttcatccatatcgggtgaaccgttacacatttttaggggaccaaaagtattgggacaaattggGACACTTATATgtttattaaagtagtaaaaagttaagtgtTTGGCTCCATAttcatagcatgcaatgactacatcacacttgtgactctacacatttgttggattCATTTACTGtttgtatttgtttgtgtttcagattattttgtgcccaatagaaatgaatggtaaataatgtattgtgtcattttgcaGTGACTTTTAatataaataagaatataatatgtttattAACACTTATacgttaatgtggatgctaccatgattacggataatcctgaataaaTCTTGAATAAGGATGAGTGAAAAAgtcacaaatatatattttttctaaacGGTTCAGCCGATATGGACATATttaagctgacagtctgcactctAACCTCACAGTCATTGTATCATGGAGTACCAAGGCAAAACAACCCAAAAATGTGTCCCAATTCTTCCTGTCTGTCCTACTGAGTGATAGTGATATAGGGCTCTATTCaatattcaatctgtatcgctgacGCATTACAGATTAcgtgatagaaatgtaaaggtaatttctgaTTATGCTGACATACAGTATGCAAGGTTTACCGTGAATACAGTCCCCCGCCAatgcaggaacattgcctttaaattgggcTTTAGCGTTGAACTTCTGCGATACGGATTGATTAGAGCCCTAAGAGTAACTGCTCTTATTCACCTCAAATCTGAAGGAGCACAGCAGGCTCATTGGCTAAGTATTTTCCTCCAGGTCTGGTTGAGCCTATCTGCCTGCCGAACTATGGGGAGAGATTTGAGGAGGGGAAGATGTGCTGGATCTCTGGGTGGGGTGCCACAGTGGATGGAGGTGAATGGGCTCAAATTCAACACCTGACTAGATGCGCAAGCACGCACCACATGCACGCATTCATGCATGCGGGCACACACTGTGATACAGCTTTCCtgcccttcctctctctgtgtgtgcgtgtctttCCAGGGGAGACCAGTGTGTCCATGCACTCTGCCCAGGTCCCTGTGCTCTCCAGCAGGGACTGCAGTGGACCAGGAGTGTACCAGGGAGCCATCTCCCCTTGGCTTGTCTGTGCAGGCTACCTAGAGGGCGGCAAAGACTCTTGCCAGGTATCTTTCAGAAGTGGACCTCAGAGTTCCATGCACCATTTGTCTAAAGGACAAAGTGCAGACAAAAAGCACACAGCGAAGACAAACGGTTAAAAGCAGGGGGTGGCCACTGTGTGTTTGCCATCACGAAACGTCAGAAAATGAACAGAAAATGTCGACCGATTTCCTGTTCAAAGGCGCTAGGACGGTCACCCGCTGCTTTTAACCGTTCGTTAGCACAGTGTGTTTTGTGTTATAAAGCTCACCTATTTGGAGTCAAATGCACTGCTGCTAATCCTGGTGTGTTTGGCTCCTCAGGGGGATAGCGGAGGCCCTCTGGCCTGTGAGGACTCGTCAGTGTGGAAGCTGGCGGGGGCCACTAGCTGGGGCTATGGCTGTGCTGAGAGGGACAATCCTGCCTTGTACACTCTCATCTCCCACGCTCTGAGCTGGATCCACCAGCAGATGGAGGTGAATTCTACTGTTGATACTGTAACACTCATGAACTCTACTGGTGGCAGACAGTACTGCAATACTGTTAAGGCTGCTATGCAAAGGAGAGAGATACATGGTTTAAATTGACCGTTCACGccaaaatcaaagtttgtcagatgttttcagacATCAAAATGAATTTAGGCCTGGATTTACTAAGAGTTTCACCAGAATGCAGAATGAACTGTTCCTTTAAGAGTGAAGGAGTCTTAAAGTTTGAGACAGCCAGTGAAATCAATGGAAAACCTTTTGGTAGTTTATTCTTTAGGATTAGTCAGTTAAATCTGTTAGTCTATTTAACATCAAAATGACATACACCCATTTTGTGATATCTTTCCCCAGAAAGAAGAGGCACTGAGTCCTTGATCCCCAAAGGATACAGTAGCTCACATATTTAGAGGACTTTACTCAGAGACACTAATTATTTGTTCTTAAGCACAACAATGAATGGACACAATCTGAGGCTGAGCAACAGCTCTATTTTAAAGTCAGAGAAGCAAGATGGGGGGGAATGGTGGACAATAAATGGAGGACTGGGGAGATGAACTAGGGCCAGGATTCAATACGGACTGCGGAG from Salvelinus namaycush isolate Seneca chromosome 40, SaNama_1.0, whole genome shotgun sequence includes these protein-coding regions:
- the LOC120033179 gene encoding transmembrane protease serine 3-like, whose protein sequence is MAMPDSDKTAADGFAEEREVSGAEGTDPVRIEVESVSNEDLPIVEILTTFNASSLSSQTSGSFSQNLQDPHVPTAPLQEPPAPIPKSQGLLTPPSYLPSMRFIKVRPFMHDDGLVETKTLCNQLLAHWLLLVIACGLLALSLALGIGLGVGVSCTGKFHCSTSTLCFARSAQCDGVSDCADGEDELQCVRLSGRSSVLQINSRGVWRTVCSTNWDHTLGYSACKQLGYSSYISSRSLPLSSVESAFQANLVSVNLSHPDRQQTVKIHNTTFLSKTQCSSESVIVLKCLDCGSRPMFRSRIVGGNVSKPGQFPWQASLHYQNQHLCGGSIITPRWIVTAAHCVYGFATNTMLWAVHVGLTDQPVNGVLSRSLEKIIYHASYQPKGLNYDIALLKLTEPLTFNGLVEPICLPNYGERFEEGKMCWISGWGATVDGGETSVSMHSAQVPVLSSRDCSGPGVYQGAISPWLVCAGYLEGGKDSCQGDSGGPLACEDSSVWKLAGATSWGYGCAERDNPALYTLISHALSWIHQQMEKEEALSP